The DNA sequence CCGGCCAGCCCGGCGGCGGCGGCGAGACATATCAGCAGGACGGCACGGATGACGGCCCACAGGTCCGATCGCACCAGGTCGAGACAGGCGCGACGGACAGTGGGGGCGTCCGCGACTGGCAGGTGCGTGGAGTCATCGGGGGCGCTCATCGGTCGGCTCCAGTCGTCAGTCGCTTGATCGGGGAGGGGGCCTCGTCGTTCTCGGCCCCCCGCATGGTCAGGGCGCGGTAGTTTGGTTGGGAGGCCAGCAGTTCGCTGTGCGTCCCGACCGCGACCACTTTGCCGTCGACCAGGTACGAGACCTGTGCGGCTTGGTTGAGCATCAGGGGGGAGGTGCTGACGACGAGTGTGGTCGCTTCGCGGCGGGCCGTGCGCAGCCGCTCGGCCACCACGGCCTCCGTGTGCGCGTCGAGGGCGGAGGTCGGCTCGACGAGCAGCAGCACCTCGGGGTCGGCCAGCAGTGCCCGGACCAGGCGCAGGCGTTGGGCCTGACCACCGGAGAAGTTGCGGGCCCCGTCGTCGAGCCGGGCGGACAGCCCGCCGGGTTCGAGGTCGAGGATATCCGTGGCCGCCGCGGTGTGAACAGCCGCGGTGATCTCCTCCGGCGACAGCTCAGGGCGTACCCGCACCGCGCTGCCGATGGTCCCGGAGAACAGGTGGGCGTCGTTGTCGGCCGGCATGATCCGCCGACGCACCTCGGCCAGGTCGATCGCGGACAGCGGCACACCGCCCCAGGTCGCGTCGGACTCGGTGAACCGGGCGATCCGGTCGACCACGGCGCGGGCCTCGTCCAACCGGGCGGACACCAGTGCCGACATCTGCCCGGAGGGCAAATCGAGCCCGGAGGCGGGGTCGTGCAGGACCGCCGGTCCGGCCGGGGCGGGCCGATCGCCGCCGTTCTCGATCACGGGCGCGAGAGACAGGATACCGATCACGCGGCGGGCGGCCACCAGACCGCGGGGCAGGTCGCCGGCCCCCTCGATGAAGAACGCGACCGGCACCAGGAGCGCGGCGACGTAGCCGTACACGGCCACCATGCCGCCGATGCTGATGGAGCCGTCCGCTGCCATCCGGGCGCTGATCCAGGTGACCGCGGCCAGGAAGACCAGCGGGAGGCCGGCCCCGAAGCCCTGGACCCAGGTGGTGAAGCCGGCCACGCGGTAGGCGTCCGGCAGCAGCGCCTGCGACTGGTCGCGGAACCGCTTGTTGAAGGTCGCCTTGCCTCCGAGGCCGCCGAGCACGCCGAGGCCCGAGACTATGTCGCCCATCCGCGCGGTCAGTTGCGCCTGGCGGTCCCGGTAGTCCCCCTCCGCGCCGTGCAGTTTGCCGAGCAGCGGTCCCACCGTCACCGCCAGCAGTGGGACGCCGAGCAGCACGACGGCGGCCAGGACGCCCGAGATGGTGGAGAGCAGAACGGCGGTGATCGCGTACGCGAGGACCGAGCCGACGCCCGGGCCGGCGATGGTCAGCGTCATGGCGATCCGGATCGTGTCCCCGGTCTGCAGCTGGGCCAGCTCACCGGTGGACACCCGTTGCGGCAGGACGGCGCCGAGCCGTGCCACCTGACGGACGAGTAGCTGAGTGGTCCGGTAGGAGCCGTCCACCCGTACCAGGGTCATGGTTCGGTGCCGCAGGATGCCAAGCCAGGCGATGCCTGCGCCGGTGACCAGGGTTGCCGCAGCCCACAGCAGGAGCGCGTCGGTGTCCCGCTTCCCCAGCCCTTGGTCGATGGCCTGTTGCAGGAAGTAGGGAGGCAGCATGAGCGCGCACATCCACAGCGTGCTCCACAGGGAGCCGAGCAGGACCCGTCCGCGCTGCATCCTGACCAGCCACCACAGGTAGTGCCAGGGGCTGCGGCACTCGGGGTCTCCCGGGTCTGTGTACGGCACCCGGTGGTCGTGGGTGTACCGCTTGAGTCCGTCGGTGGACTGCCGAGCATGGTCCGTGATGGTCATCAGTCTGTTTCCTCAGGTTGGGTCCGGCAAAACTCGGCCGCCTGTGGGCGGCGGTCGGGCGCGTCGGTCGAGCGGAGCGCCGCGGCGAGCTCACGCGGTGTGGCGTGGCGCATCAGCAGCCGCAATGAGACGTTGGCGAAGCCCTCGTCACGGAGCGCGCCGACGATGGTCACGGCGGCGATCGAGTCGCCCCCGGCGTCGTAGAAGTCGTCGTCCGGCCCAACCGGAAGTCCCAGGACCTCCGACCAGATCCGCCCGACCAGCCCGGTCACGCCGCCGTCCTGATCTTCCGTGCCCGGCGCGCGGTCCGCGGCCGGTCCGCCGGAGCGGGGGAGCGGCAGGGCTGACACGTCCAGCTTGCCGTTGACGGTAACCGGCAGCCGGGGGAGGGCCGTGCAGGTCGCGGGCACCATGTAAGTCGGCAGCACGCGGGCCGTGCCGCGTCGCACGGTGTCGGCGTCGCCACCGTTGAGTACCACGTAGGCGTCGAGCCGGTGGGCTGGCAAACCGCCGTCACCGGCCGCCCGGACGACCACGGCGGCAGCGGTGACGTGCGGCTGCTCCAGCAACACCGCGCGGATCTCGTTCAGCTCGATCCGGAACCCGCGCACCTTGACCTGCGAGTCGATCCGGCCCAGGTGGTCGATCGTGCCGTCCGGGCGCAGCCGGCCGAGGTCTCCGCTGCGGTAGCACCGGTCCCCCGCGGAGCCGCTGTCTGGAGGGAAGCGTTCGGAGGTCAGTTCGGGGCGGTTGAGATAGCCCTCGGCCAGGCCCGCTCCGCCGACCAGGATCTCGCCCGCGACGCCGGGCGGAAGAGTCCGGCCGTGGTCGTCGACGATCCTGACCGACCAGCCGGGAAGCGGTCGGCCGACCGACCTGGTTGCACGCGCCGCGTTCTCCGGCGTGAGCGTCCCGGCAGTGACGTGCACCGTAGTTTCGGTGATCCCGTACATGTTGACCATCCGGCAGGTCCGCGCCGGATGACGCTCGAACCAGGGCAGGAGCACCTGGGCGT is a window from the Streptomyces sp. NBC_01244 genome containing:
- a CDS encoding ABC transporter ATP-binding protein; the protein is MTITDHARQSTDGLKRYTHDHRVPYTDPGDPECRSPWHYLWWLVRMQRGRVLLGSLWSTLWMCALMLPPYFLQQAIDQGLGKRDTDALLLWAAATLVTGAGIAWLGILRHRTMTLVRVDGSYRTTQLLVRQVARLGAVLPQRVSTGELAQLQTGDTIRIAMTLTIAGPGVGSVLAYAITAVLLSTISGVLAAVVLLGVPLLAVTVGPLLGKLHGAEGDYRDRQAQLTARMGDIVSGLGVLGGLGGKATFNKRFRDQSQALLPDAYRVAGFTTWVQGFGAGLPLVFLAAVTWISARMAADGSISIGGMVAVYGYVAALLVPVAFFIEGAGDLPRGLVAARRVIGILSLAPVIENGGDRPAPAGPAVLHDPASGLDLPSGQMSALVSARLDEARAVVDRIARFTESDATWGGVPLSAIDLAEVRRRIMPADNDAHLFSGTIGSAVRVRPELSPEEITAAVHTAAATDILDLEPGGLSARLDDGARNFSGGQAQRLRLVRALLADPEVLLLVEPTSALDAHTEAVVAERLRTARREATTLVVSTSPLMLNQAAQVSYLVDGKVVAVGTHSELLASQPNYRALTMRGAENDEAPSPIKRLTTGADR